GTCAAACCCCCGTTTTTCAAGGAACTTTGTCATGAAATCCCACGAGTTTAAAGAATACCCAATCTCAAACTTTTCGATATCTTCATTCGAAAAACCTCTGTCCTGAAGATAATCCAATGCTTCTTGGCCTTCCTTTGTATTCACCAGCAAATGATGGTAAAATTTCTTAGAAAGCTCGTGGGCTTCAATCATTTTCAGATCATCTGAACCTTCTTCTGATGTTGGGACGGCTGCGTGTGACACATCATCAGGAATATCAATGTGGTACTTTTCAGCAAGAACCAAAACAGCTTGCGGAAAGGAATACCCTTCCAGCTGCTTTAAAAATGAGAAAACATCACCACCCGCACCACAGCCAAAGCAATGAAAGATTTGCTTATCAGCTGAAACGGAAAAGGACGGGGTATTTTCTCCATGAAAAGGACACAGTCCAAAGTAATTCCGGCCCTGCTTTTTCAATTGCACATATTCACCAATCACTTCAACAATATCAGCTGACTTTTGGACACTGTTTATCGTTTCTTCAGGAATCATATTTGCCATTTAAAAACACTCCGTCGTACATAATTCGATATGAATTAAATAATTCCTTCATTATTCGACAAGATTTTTTGCAATCGGGCAGAAAAACGTTCACGATCCTCTTTAACAAGCTTTTTAGGGCCTTTCATGTGTACGCCCCGCCTGCGCTCCTTTTGAGAAAGATATCGTCTTTCTAATGCAAGGTCAATTGTTGATTCGTGATATAAACGGCCTCTTTCAGAAATAACTGTCGCATGTTTTCCCAGAAGCAAGGACGCGAGTCCGATATCTTGTGTGACCGCGATATCACCTGCACGTATATGGTTCAGGATAAATAGGTCAACAGCTTCTTTTTGAGGATCTACATATTTCCAGTTTTCATTTTCTGATGTTTGCTGATAATGAACATATGAAGCAACAAAGAGAATATTCGTGTGAAAGTTTGAGGCAACGAGCCGAATCTCATCTTTCACAGGACACGCATCTGCGTCCACAAAAATTGTCCTTTTCGCTTCATCAAGAAATTTAATTCTCCATCCCTCCATCAATCTCCTGCATTTCTCGTTATGCTTTTTGCAGACCGAAAAAAATCCTCCCATGTCGAAAGGTTTTATAAAGAGACTTCTTGACACGTTTTCCATACTAGTTTATTCGTTCATTGTCAAGCTTAAACCTAAATTCAATAATTTTATCACAATTTTTTATTATAATACAAAAGTTGATATTATGCTACATTTTTAACTCTTCCCTTTTTGCACAAATGAAAAACCCAGGTGGAAGCTCCTGAGCCTTTACGGATTTTTCTTCATCATACCTGCAATGATATTTGCCGTTTCTTCTACCGCCTTGTAAGAAACATCTACGACCTCACAGCCGATTCTCGTCACAATTTTTTCAAAATACT
This window of the Bacillus gobiensis genome carries:
- a CDS encoding YaiI/YqxD family protein — its product is MEGWRIKFLDEAKRTIFVDADACPVKDEIRLVASNFHTNILFVASYVHYQQTSENENWKYVDPQKEAVDLFILNHIRAGDIAVTQDIGLASLLLGKHATVISERGRLYHESTIDLALERRYLSQKERRRGVHMKGPKKLVKEDRERFSARLQKILSNNEGII